A single Molothrus aeneus isolate 106 chromosome 9, BPBGC_Maene_1.0, whole genome shotgun sequence DNA region contains:
- the RGS16 gene encoding regulator of G-protein signaling 16 isoform X2: protein MSCWMPGCPALSMCRGLAALPITCLERAKDLKTRLGILLHKPELGHRSGSSSKLQLGSRRRGGSAGPAEKGSSEQPLESLVDSCRMEMRSGEPSGKVKEREERGKRAHRNSSQEVLEWRESFDQLLKSKSGVNAFHTFLKTEFSEENLDFWLACEDFKKTRSKTKLASKANRIFEEFVQNEAPREVNIDHETREITRKNLSGATSACFNEAQAKTRTLMEKDSYPRFLKSASYQDMSRQAASRGTSKRSHT from the exons ATGAGTTGCTGGATGCCTGGGTGCCCAGCTCTCAGCATGTGCCGGGGCTTAGCCGCGCTGCCCATCACTTGCCTGGAAAG AGCCAAGGATCTGAAGACCCGCTTGGGCATCCTGCTTCACAAACccgagctgggacacaggagtgGGAGCTCCAgcaagctgcagctgggctccaGGCGCAG aggaggctctgctgggccagCAGAAAAGGGCTCTTCTGAGCAGCCCCTAGAGAGCCTGGTGGACTCGTGTCG CATGGAGATGAGGTCGGGTGAGCCATCAGGGAAGGTGAAAgaaagggaggagagaggaaagagagccCACAG aAACTCCTCCCAAGAGGTGCTGGAATGGAGGGAGTCCTTTGACCAGCTCCTCAAGAGCAAAA GTGGGGTAAATGCATTCCACACCTTCCTGAAGACTGAATTCAGCGAGGAGAACCTCGACTTCTGGCTGGCATGCGAGGACTTCAAAAAGACCCGCTCAAAAACCAAGCTGGCCTCCAAAGCCAACAGGATCTTCGAGGAGTTTGTCCAAAATGAGGCGCCCAGGGAG GTGAACATCGACCACGAAACCAGGGAGATCACCCGCAAGAACCTCTCGGGGGCCACCTCGGCCTGCTTCAACGAGGCGCAGGCCAAGACGCGCACGCTGATGGAGAAGGACTCCTACCCCCGCTTCCTGAAATCCGCCTCCTACCAGGACATGAGCAGGCAGGCCGCCAGCCGCGGCACCAGCAAGCGCTCGCACACCTGA
- the RGS16 gene encoding regulator of G-protein signaling 16 isoform X1 — translation MSCWMPGCPALSMCRGLAALPITCLERAKDLKTRLGILLHKPELGHRSGSSSKLQLGSRRRNSSQEVLEWRESFDQLLKSKSGVNAFHTFLKTEFSEENLDFWLACEDFKKTRSKTKLASKANRIFEEFVQNEAPREVNIDHETREITRKNLSGATSACFNEAQAKTRTLMEKDSYPRFLKSASYQDMSRQAASRGTSKRSHT, via the exons ATGAGTTGCTGGATGCCTGGGTGCCCAGCTCTCAGCATGTGCCGGGGCTTAGCCGCGCTGCCCATCACTTGCCTGGAAAG AGCCAAGGATCTGAAGACCCGCTTGGGCATCCTGCTTCACAAACccgagctgggacacaggagtgGGAGCTCCAgcaagctgcagctgggctccaGGCGCAG aAACTCCTCCCAAGAGGTGCTGGAATGGAGGGAGTCCTTTGACCAGCTCCTCAAGAGCAAAA GTGGGGTAAATGCATTCCACACCTTCCTGAAGACTGAATTCAGCGAGGAGAACCTCGACTTCTGGCTGGCATGCGAGGACTTCAAAAAGACCCGCTCAAAAACCAAGCTGGCCTCCAAAGCCAACAGGATCTTCGAGGAGTTTGTCCAAAATGAGGCGCCCAGGGAG GTGAACATCGACCACGAAACCAGGGAGATCACCCGCAAGAACCTCTCGGGGGCCACCTCGGCCTGCTTCAACGAGGCGCAGGCCAAGACGCGCACGCTGATGGAGAAGGACTCCTACCCCCGCTTCCTGAAATCCGCCTCCTACCAGGACATGAGCAGGCAGGCCGCCAGCCGCGGCACCAGCAAGCGCTCGCACACCTGA